DNA sequence from the Caulobacter segnis genome:
GGCTCCGGATCAGGCGAGGCGTCCAGCGCCATCGCGGCCGCCAGGCTTCCCAGCAGCGCCAGGCTCAAGTCCATCGCACGTTCCCCCGTCAGTCCGACTTCAACCTGGACAACATGCGCGCAACCAGACATTGATTCGACTGAATGGTGACGCTTTCAAGGCGAAGCTTCCGCGGGCGCGCGGTCCGCCGGGCCCTTTGACTCCCCCGGTCCCACCTGCTAAACGCCGCGCCTCGCTCCAGGACCCCGTCCCGGGGCGTGCTTGTCGTTAAGGCGATGAGATCAAATCCGTGGAAGGGCCGCCAAACCCGCACCACGGCTCACCAGCGAGGGCCCCGGCCCTCACGAGAGGACACTATGGCTAAGAAGATCCTGGGCTACATCAAGCTCCAGGTGAAGGCTGGCTCGGCCACGCCTTCGCCCCCCATCGGCCCGGCTCTGGGTCAGCGCGGCGTTAACATCATGGGCTTCTGTAAGGAGTTCAACGCGCGCACCGAGAACGTCGAAAAGGGCACCCCCCTGCCGACCGTCATCACGGTCTATCAGGACAAGTCGTTCACCTTCGTCACCAAGACGCCCCCGGCCACCTTCTTCCTGAAGCAGGCGACCAAGATCCAGTCGGGCGCCAAGCTGACCGGTCGTGAGACCGTCGGCTCGATCACCCGCGCCCAGCTGCGCGAGATCGCCGAAAAGAAGATGAAGGACCTGAACGCCAACGATATCGAGGCCGCGGCCCGCATCATCGAAGGCTCCGCCAAGGCCATGGGCCTGAAGATCGTGGAGGCCTAGGACCATGGCTAAGCAACCCAAGCGCATCAAGGCCTGGACCGGCGACCGCGACGCGGCCCACTCGGTCGAAGCCGCCATCAAGCTGGTCAAGGAAAACGCCAAGGCCAAGTTCGACGAGACCATCGAGATCTCGGTGAACCTGGGCGTCGACCCGCGTCACGCCGACCAACAGGTCCGTGGCGTCGTGAACCTGCCGTCGGGCACCGGCCGTGACGTCCGCGTCGCCGTGTTCGCCAAGGACGCCAAGGCGGCCGAAGCGACCGCCGCCGGCGCCGAGCACGTCGGCGCCGACGACCTGTACGAAAAGATCGCCGGCGGCTTCATGGACTTCGATCGCGTCATCGCGACCCCGGACATGATGGCCCTGGTCGGTCGCCTCGGTAAGGTGCTGGGCCCGCGCGGCCTGATGCCGAACCCGAAGGTCGGCACCGTGACCCCGAACGTCGGTCAAGCCGTGAAGGACGCCAAGGGCGGCGCCGTCGAGTTCCGCGTCGAGAAGGCCGGTATCGTCCATGCTGGCATCGGCAAGGCCTCGTTCACCGAGGAAGCCCTGCTGGTCAACGTCAAGGCTCTGATCGAAGCCCTGAACCGCGCGAAGCCGTCGGGCGCCAAGGGTGTCTTCGTGAAGCGCGTTGGTCTGTCGTCGACGATGGGCCCGGGCTTCAAGGTCGACATCGCCTCGATCGGCTAATCGCCTTTCGAAGTTTGAGTTAGCGGACGGGCGTCGGAGCGATCCGACGCCCGTTTTGCGTTTGGGCGTCGCATTGTGATGTCGGCTAGCCGATGCTATCTTTCGTCTAGACGGAGGTTCCGATGCCCTTCCACGTTCGCGATCCCGAGACCGACGCCCTGGTGCGTGAACTGGCCGACAAGACCAAGCTCGGCATCACGGAGGCTGTGAAACTGGCCGCCACGGAAGCCTTGGCCGCGCGCGAAAAGTCGAGGGCGGAGAAGTTGGCGAGGATCGACGCTATCCTGGCGGAGTTCGATGCGTTGCCGCGGACGGGTCTGAAGGCCGACAAGGCCTTCATGGACATGATCAACGGCGACTGATGTTCGTCGACGCCTCGGCCTGGACGGCTATCATCCTCAAGGAGCCGGAACGTGAGCGGCTGCGGACCACCCTAGCCGATGCGGAAGTGGTTTTGACTTCTTCCATCGCAACCTGGGAAACCATCCGCGCCGTCGTGCGCGAAACCAAGGATACGGTGAAAGACGCGAGCATTCGTCTTGCGGCCCTGCAGGCCAATATCGGCGCGCGGGTCGTCGAGATCGGGGTCGTCGAAGGCCAGCTCGCCCTCGAAGCCCATGCCCGTTTCGGCAAGGGCGTTCATCCCGCTCGGCTCAACATGGGCGACTGCTTCGCCTATGCCTGCGCCAAGGTTCACGGCGTGCCGCTGCTCTACAAGGGCGAGGACTTCGCCCTGACCGACATCGAGGCGGCCTGAGGTGAGCGACGAAACTTTCGACGTGGCGGTGATCGGCGGCGGGCCGGCCGGGCTGATGGCGGCGGAGGCCATCGCCAAGGCGGGACGGTCCGTGGCCGTGTTCGAGAAGATGCCGACCTTCGGGCGCAAGTTCCTGATGGCCGGGCGCGGGGGCTTGAACCTCACCCATTCCGAGGATTTCGAGCGGTTCGTGGGCCGCTACGGCGCGCGGGCCGCGGCGCTGCGGCCGATGCTGGAGGCGTTTGCGCCCGACGATCTGGTCGCCTGGGCCGAGGCCCTGGGCCAGCCGACCTTCGTCGGGGCCAGCGGCCGGGTGTTTCCCAAGGCGATGAAGGCCTCGCCGCTGCTGCGGGCCTGGCTGGCGCGGCTGGAGGGGCTGGGCGTCGGCTTGCGGACGCGGGCCGAGTGGAGCGGCTGGAGCGCGGACGGTGGCTTGCTGATCAATGGCCAGGTCGTGCGCGCCCGGGCGGTGGTCCTGGCCCTGGGCGGCGCCAGCTGGGCCAGGCTGGGTTCGGACGCGGCCTGGGTTCCGATGCTGGAAGGGCAGGGCTGCGCCGTCGCCCCGTTCCGCGCCGCCAACTGCGGCTTCGACGTCGCCTGGAGCGCGGTGTTCCGCGAGCGCTTCGCCGGCGAGCCCTTGAAGAACGTCGGCCTGCGCCATGGCGAGAGGCGCGCGCGCGGCGACGCCATGGTCGCTGGCTACGGCCTGGAGGGCGGGGCGATCTACGCCCTGGCCTCGGCCCTGCGCGACGCGATCGAGGTGGACGGCGAGGCGGTCCTGACGATCGACCTGCGCCCCGACATTCCGGTCGAGACCCTGGAGCGGCGGCTGCTGTCGCCGCGTGGCGGCCAGAGCCTGGCCAACTTCCTGCGCAAGGCCGTCAAGCTGTCGCCGGTCGAGGTCAATCTGCTGCGCGAGGCGCATGGCCTGGATCTGCCCGACGCGCCTGCGGCTCTGGCGGCGGCGATCAAGGCGGCGCCGATCACCCTGACCGGCGTCCAACCCCTGGACCGCGCCATCTCGGCGGCTGGCGGCGCACGGTTCGAGAGCCTGGACGGCCTGGCGCTGAAGGATCGTCCGGACGTGATCCTGGCCGGCGAGATGCTGGACTGGGAGGCGCCGACGGGCGGCTATCTGCTGCAGGCCTGCTTCGCCAGCGGCGTGGCGGCGGGCAAGCAGGCGCTGGCGAGGCTCTAGGGCTTCATCGCCGCGCGGATCCTGGCCGCCATCGCCTCCAGGTCTTTCGGATCGGCCGGCGCGTTCTCCACCAGATAGACCGGCTTGCCGGCCACGCGCGGGATCACGTGGACGTGCAGGTGCGGCACGCTCTGGCCGACGCCGTTGTTCTGCAGGACCAGGAAGCCTTCCAGGCCCAGGGCGTCGACCTCGGCTTGGCCGACCTTCTGGACCACGGCCATGACGCGGGCGATGTCCTTGGGACCCATCTCCAGCAGGTTGCGGGCCTTGGATGTCTTGGAGATCACCAGCACGTGGCCGGGCTCCAGCGGCGCGCGGTCCATGAAGGCCAGGACGTCGGCGTCCTCGTAGACCTTGTAGCTGGGCAGCTCGCCCCGGATGATCCGGGCGAAGACGTTGCCCTCGTCATAGGCGCCCTTCAGCGGCGGGAAGGGCGCGGTCGCCGCGCTCTTCGGCTCGAACCGGGCCAGCCAGCGGATCACCTCGCCCTCCAGCGCGATGCGGGCGTCCGAGAAGCTGTGGTCGGTGGCCATGTAGGTTTCGGTGAGGTCCCTGGCCCCGGCCGCGCGGGCGGCGGCGGCCAGCTTGCGCGTGGTGGGCGCCCCGGCGAACTCGGCGCCGATCAGCAGCACGGGGCGATCGGCGATCCGGGCGGTGAGCTTTTCGAGATCCAGCTTAGCGGCGTCGCGTTCGATCTCGGCGACCAAGGCCTCTGGCGTGGTCGCCAGCGGGGCGGTGTCGGGGCGCATAGCCTCGACCACGGCTTTGCGGTCCTTGGCGATCTCAGCCGCGCGCCCGCCGATGTTCCAGGAATCGATCAGCACCGCACCGGCGACGCGCGTCGAGGCGGCGACGGCGTCGGCGGCCATGAACCCGCCCATGCTGTGGCCGGCCACGACGATGCGGGCGGGATCGACGTGGTATTTGGCGGCGTTGGCGGGATCCAGCAGGAAGGCCACCGCCGCCTCGCCGTCGGCGCGGGCGCTCTCGAAGCTGAACTTGCCCTGGCTGCCCCACGAGCCGCGATAGTTGATCCGCAGGGCGTTCCAGCCGGCGCGGCGCACCGCCTGCAAGAGGTCGATATTGGTTTCGTTGCCGGGAAAGCCGTGCAGGAACAGCAGGGTCGGATGCGGCTGGTCGCCGGAGGCCAGGTACATCATGGCGTTGACCTTCGCGCCCTGGATGTCGAGCTGGAAGGCGGCCATGTCGGCCGGGTGATCCTTGTCGCGCGGCGGATCGGCGACGACCGCGCGAGGCGTCGGCGGAACCTTGGGCTCGGCGAAGGCTGGAGCGGTCCCCGTCGAGACGGCAAGGGCCAGCAGGAACGCGGTCAGGATGGCGGCGGCGCGGCGCATGGAAGGTCCCCTCGAAGCTTGGCCCAATAGAGCACGAGTTCGGTGCTCGTCGACATGCTGACATGCGCCGGCGCGCCGGGCGTTACGACCGGGGCGACGAGAGAAAAGGGAGGCCGTCATGGCGTCGGTCCACAAGGAAATCCTGATCGAGGCGAGCCCGGAAGCGGTCTGGGACGCGGTGCGCGACGTAGGACGGATCCACGAGCGGCTGTGCCCAGGCTTCGTGGTGAACACCGAGATGGTCGACGACGGGGCGGCCCGCCTGGTCACTTTCGGCAACGGCATGGTGGTCAAGGAGGTCATCGTCGACAGCGACGACGCTCGCCGCCGCCTGGTCTGGACCGTGCGGAGCGAGCGCCTGGCCCACCACAATGGCGTCATGCGGATCGAGGACGCCGGTCAGGGCCGCTCGCGCGCCCTCTGGACCGCCGACGTCCTGCCGCATGCGGCGGCCGACGCCGTCGGGCCGATGATGCAGCAGGGGCTGGAGGCGATGAAGCGCCGCCTGGACGAGGCGGGTTGAAATCCTCGCCGTCTTCGTCTATACGCCGCGCCTTCTCCGACGGACTCCGGTCCGCCAGAGAACCTGTTTGAGAACAACGGGGCGTGGGGTCACCAACGCCGTAATCGAGGAAGAGCCCTTCCTCGCCGTCGGGAGACAGGGATAGAGACGCCAAGTCTTCCTGCTCGTGACTCCCCTTCCTTGGTGTTGGGATGGTCCGAGACCGGAACGCGGCCGACTTTCCTTGGAACAGGCATATGCGACTCGCACGCGGGAGCGATCCCGCTTGGGACGAGCATCTGGCTGCCGGAATGGTCCGGCTGCTGTTATTGAGTAGGAGACCGCAATGGACCGCGCTCAAAAGCAGGAATCGATCGAGACGCTCAAGGGCGTCTTCGCCGATGCCGGCGCTGTCGTCGTGACCCACTATACGGGTCTGACCGTTGCGGAAATGACCGACCTTCGTCTTCGCCTCCGCAAGGAAGGCGCCGCGATCAAGGTTGTGAAGAACACCCTGGCCCTCAAGGCTCTGGACGGCAAGCTCGGTGACAAGGGCGACAAGCTCTTCACCGGCCCGGTCGCCATCGCCTACGGCCCGGACGCTGTCTCGGCCGCGAAGATCGCGGTGCAGTTCGCCAAGGAAAACGACAAGCTCAAGGTTGTCGGTGGCGTCCTGGACCAGACCAACGTGCTGGACGAGAACGCGGTGCGCGCTCTGGCGACCCTGCCGTCGCTGGACGAACTGCGTGGCAAGCTCATCGGCCTCATCCAGGCTCCGGCGACCAAGATCGCTGGCGTCCTGCAGGCTCCGGCCGGCCAGCTGGCTCGCGTCTTCAACGCCTACGCGACCAAAGACGCCGCGTAACGGTCATCCCCGCAAATCTATCCCAATCTCTCTAAGGAACTGACACATGTCGAAGCTCGAAAAGCTGGTCGAAGAACTGTCCACCCTGTCGGTGCTGGAAGCCGCTGAACTGTCGAAGCTGCTGGAAGAAAAGTGGGGCGTCTCGGCCGCCGCTCCGGTCGCCGTCGCCGCCGCTGGTGGCGCCGCCGCCGCTCCGGCCGAAGCCGCTGAAGAGCAAACCGAGTTCACCGTCGTCCTGACGGACGGTGGCGACAAGAAGATCAACGTGATCAAGGAAGTCCGCGGCGTCCGTCCGGACCTCGGCCTGAAGGAAGCCAAGGACCTGGTCGAAGGCGCTCCGCAGAACGTCGTCGAGAACGTCTCGAAGCAACAAGCCGACGAAGTCGCCAAGAAGCTGACCGAAGCCGGCGCCAAGGTCCAAATCAAGTAATCCGCTCCCCACGTTCGTGGGGACTGGGTTCCTTTTGGAACTGGTGGAACGGGCCCGGGGGGAAACCTCCGGGCCCGTTTTCTTTTTGGGGCGATCGCGCGTGTCGGCGGGGTGTCTGACTTGAAGGCGGCGGCCGCTCCTCCTTAAGCTGCTCCCCTGATCGAAGGGGCGAAGCATGGCCATCCGACCTACCCGTCGCGACTTGGTTGCGGGCGTGACCGCGGGCCTCGCCGCCGGGCCCGCCCTGGCGGGTGATGGTCTCGGCGGGATCCGCATGCCCGCGTCCGTCGCCGACAGCGAGCTAAGGGGCCTGTCGCCGACCGGGGGCAAGACCTACTGGGCCTCGGGCTCCAGAGGCTGGCTGATCCGGGGCAAGGGTGAGCGCCAGGATCCGATGCGGATCATCGGGGCCGAAGACCTGGACTTCCGGGGGCTGCACGCCTTCGACGACCATCACGTGCTGGCGATGAGCGCCGGACCGGGCGGCGCGTCTCAGCTGTGGCGCACGAAGGACGGCGGCAAGACCTGGAAGCGGCTGGCGGCCAACCAGGATCCGGAGGGCTTCTGGGACTCGATCGCCTTCGTCGACCAGCGGCGCGGCTTCATCCTGGGCGATCCGACCCAGGGGCGCTTCACCGTGCTCTACACGGCCGACGGCGGCGAGACCTGGGCGCGGCTGCCGCCGGAGGGCGTGCCGCCGGCCGCCGACGGGGAGGGGGCCTTCGCCGCCAGCAACGGCTGCATCGCCATCGGCCGCCACGGCCAGGTGGCGTTCTGCACCGGCGGGGCGGGCAAGGCGCGGGTCTATCTGTCGTTGGGCGGCGGCGGTGTGTTCGTGGCGCTGGACACGCCGATCCTCGCCGACGCGCCTTCGCGCGGGGCGTTCGCCATCGCCTTCGGCCGGCGCGGCGAGCTGTGGGTCTGCGGCGGCGACTACAAGAACCCCAGGGCCGAGGGCGTGAACCTGGCCTGGCGACCGCCGGGCAGCCTCGACTTTCAGCCGGTGGCCGCGCCGGCCGGCTACCTGTCGGGGATCTCGGTCGAGGGCGAGACGGTGATGGCCACGGGCCTGGCCGGCACGATCCTGGCCCGCGACGGCCGCCACTTCGAGCGCGTGTCGTCCGCGCCGATGAACAGCGTGCGCCTGACCTCGCCCAAGTCCGGCGTGCTATGCGGTCCGATGGGATCGATCGGCCTCTGGCGGGCGTGACATCGGGTCTGGCGGAACGCTTCGTCCCGTCCTACGTTCACCCCGCATGCTCAAGCTCGCCGGTGTCCTGCTCGTCCTCATGATCCTGTTCGGGATCCTCGGCTTCGTCGTCGACGTGGCCGGCGCGCTGACCAAGGCGGCGTTCTTCGTCTGCCTGATCGCCCTGGCGGTTTCCCTGGTGACGAAGGCGATACGGAAGTCCTGACGCGCGATTCACACGCGCTGACGAATCCCCCTTTTCTTCCGCGTTCGCATCCCCTATATCCCCCCGTTCACGATTACATCGGCGGAGCGCTTCCGCGCGTCCGTGTAACGCCCCGAGGCGCGGTCAGCCGCCCTCCGATCTGCGCGAAGGGGCGCCCGTCAGGCTTCCGATCCCGGTCGCCCGGCAGGGGAATTCCAGCGTCCGCAGCTTCCTGAACAGGGAGCAGCGAGGGTGGACGCTAAGGACATTCGAATTTCACACGCGGAGTCCGTCCGCGTTCAGGGAAACAACATGGCGCAATCCTTCACCGGCAAGAAGCGGATCCGGAAGTCGTTCGGCCGCATCCCCGAAGCTGTGCAGATGCCGAACCTCATCGAGGTTCAGCGCTCCTCCTACGAGCAGTTCCTCCAGCGCGAGGTCCGTCCGGGCCAGCGCCGCGACGAAGGCGTCGAGGCGGTCTTCAAGTCGGTGTTCCCGATCAAGGATTTCAACGAGCGCGCGGTGCTCGAATACGTCTCGTACGAATTCGAAGAGCCCAAGTACGACGTTGAAGAGTGCATCCAGCGCGACATGACCTTCGCTGCGCCGCTGAAGGTCAAGCTGCGCCTGATCGTGTTCGAGACGGAAGAAGAAACCGGCGCCCGCTCGGTCAAGGACATCAAGGAGCAGGACGTCTACATGGGCGACATCCCGCTCATGACGGACAAGGGCACCTTCATCGTCAACGGCACCGAGCGCGTCATCGTCTCGCAGATGCACCGCTCGCCGGGCGTGTTCTTCGACCACGACAAGGGCAAGACCCACGCCTCGGGCAAGCTGCTGTTCGCCGCCCGCGTGATCCCGTACCGCGGCTCGTGGCTGGACTTCGAGTTCGACGCCAAGGACATCGTCTATGTCCGCATCGACCGCCGCCGCAAGCTGCCGGCCACCACCTTCCTCTATGCCCTGGGCATGGACGGCGAAGAGATCCTGACCACGTTCTACGACGTCGTCCCGTTCGAGAAGCGCGCGGGCGGCTGGGCCACCCCGTACAAGGCCGAGCGCTGGCGCGGCGTGAAGCCGGAATTCCCGCTGATCGACGCCGACACCGGCGAGGAAGTGGCTCCGGCCGGCACCAAGATCACCGCCCGCCAGGCCAAGAAGTTCGCCGATGGCGGCCTGAAGACCCTGCTGCTGGCTCCGGAAGCCCTGACGGGCCGCTACCTGGCCCGCGACGCGGTCAACTTCTCGACCGGTGAAATCTACGCCGAAGCCGGCGACGAGCTGGACGTCACGGCGATCCAGGCCCTGGCCGACCAGGGCTTCGACACCATCGACGTGCTGGACATCGACCACGTCACGGTCGGCGCCTACATGCGCAACACCCTGCGCGTGGACAAGAACGCCATCCGCGAGGACGCGCTGTTCGACATCTATCGCGTCATGCGTCCGGGCGAGCCGCCGACGGTGGAAGCCGCCGAGGCCATGTTCAAGTCGCTGTTCTTCGACGCCGAGCGCTACGACCTGTCGTCGGTGGGCCGCGTGAAGATGAACATGCGTCTGGAGCAGGAAGTTTCGGACGAGGTCCGCATCCTGCGCAAGGACGACGTCCTGGCCGTGCTGAAGGTCCTGGTGGGCCTGCGCGACGGTCGCGGCGAAATCGACGACATCGACAACCTGGGCAACCGCCGCGTCCGCTCGGTGGGCGAACTGCTGGAAAACCAGTACCGCGTCGGCCTGCTGCGCATGGAACGCGCGATCAAGGAACGCATGAGCTCGGTCGATATCGACACGGTCATGCCGCACGACCTGATCAACGCCAAGCCGGCCGCCGCCGCCGTGCGTGAATTCTTCGGCTCCTCGCAGCTGTCGCAGTTCATGGACCAGACGAACCCGCTGTCGGAAATCACCCACAAGCGTCGTCTCTCGGCCCTCGGCCCGGGCGGTCTGACCCGCGAACGCGCTGGCTTCGAAGTCCGCGACGTGCACCCGACCCACTACGGCCGGATCTGCCCGATCGAGACGCCGGAAGGTCCGAACATCGGCCTGATCAACTCGCTGGCCACCCACGCCCGCGTGAACAAGTACGGCTTCATCGAGAGCCCCTACCGTCGCGTGAAGGACGGTAAGCCGATGGACGAGGTCGTCTACATGTCGGCCATGGAAGAGTCGAAGCACGTCATCGCCCAGTCGAACATCAAGGTCGACGCCGGCGAGATCGTGGACGACCTGGTTCCGGGCCGGATCAACGGCGAACCGACCCTCCTGCAAAAGGAGACGGTAGACCTGATGGACGTGTCGCCGCGCCAAGTCGTGTCGGTGGCCGCCGCCCTGATCCCGTTCCTGGAAAACGACGACGCCAACCGCGCCCTCATGGGTTCGAACATGCAACGTCAGGCCGTGCCGCTGGTGCAGTCGGACGCCCCCCTGGTCGGCACCGGCATGGAAGCCGTCGTCGCCCGTGACTCGGGCGCCGTCGTCATCGCCAAGCGCACCGGCGTGGTCGAGCAGA
Encoded proteins:
- the rplL gene encoding 50S ribosomal protein L7/L12, with amino-acid sequence MSKLEKLVEELSTLSVLEAAELSKLLEEKWGVSAAAPVAVAAAGGAAAAPAEAAEEQTEFTVVLTDGGDKKINVIKEVRGVRPDLGLKEAKDLVEGAPQNVVENVSKQQADEVAKKLTEAGAKVQIK
- the rplA gene encoding 50S ribosomal protein L1, yielding MAKQPKRIKAWTGDRDAAHSVEAAIKLVKENAKAKFDETIEISVNLGVDPRHADQQVRGVVNLPSGTGRDVRVAVFAKDAKAAEATAAGAEHVGADDLYEKIAGGFMDFDRVIATPDMMALVGRLGKVLGPRGLMPNPKVGTVTPNVGQAVKDAKGGAVEFRVEKAGIVHAGIGKASFTEEALLVNVKALIEALNRAKPSGAKGVFVKRVGLSSTMGPGFKVDIASIG
- the rplK gene encoding 50S ribosomal protein L11 — translated: MAKKILGYIKLQVKAGSATPSPPIGPALGQRGVNIMGFCKEFNARTENVEKGTPLPTVITVYQDKSFTFVTKTPPATFFLKQATKIQSGAKLTGRETVGSITRAQLREIAEKKMKDLNANDIEAAARIIEGSAKAMGLKIVEA
- a CDS encoding type II toxin-antitoxin system VapB family antitoxin; the encoded protein is MPFHVRDPETDALVRELADKTKLGITEAVKLAATEALAAREKSRAEKLARIDAILAEFDALPRTGLKADKAFMDMINGD
- the rpoB gene encoding DNA-directed RNA polymerase subunit beta yields the protein MAQSFTGKKRIRKSFGRIPEAVQMPNLIEVQRSSYEQFLQREVRPGQRRDEGVEAVFKSVFPIKDFNERAVLEYVSYEFEEPKYDVEECIQRDMTFAAPLKVKLRLIVFETEEETGARSVKDIKEQDVYMGDIPLMTDKGTFIVNGTERVIVSQMHRSPGVFFDHDKGKTHASGKLLFAARVIPYRGSWLDFEFDAKDIVYVRIDRRRKLPATTFLYALGMDGEEILTTFYDVVPFEKRAGGWATPYKAERWRGVKPEFPLIDADTGEEVAPAGTKITARQAKKFADGGLKTLLLAPEALTGRYLARDAVNFSTGEIYAEAGDELDVTAIQALADQGFDTIDVLDIDHVTVGAYMRNTLRVDKNAIREDALFDIYRVMRPGEPPTVEAAEAMFKSLFFDAERYDLSSVGRVKMNMRLEQEVSDEVRILRKDDVLAVLKVLVGLRDGRGEIDDIDNLGNRRVRSVGELLENQYRVGLLRMERAIKERMSSVDIDTVMPHDLINAKPAAAAVREFFGSSQLSQFMDQTNPLSEITHKRRLSALGPGGLTRERAGFEVRDVHPTHYGRICPIETPEGPNIGLINSLATHARVNKYGFIESPYRRVKDGKPMDEVVYMSAMEESKHVIAQSNIKVDAGEIVDDLVPGRINGEPTLLQKETVDLMDVSPRQVVSVAAALIPFLENDDANRALMGSNMQRQAVPLVQSDAPLVGTGMEAVVARDSGAVVIAKRTGVVEQIDGTRIVIRATEETDAARSGVDIYRMSKFQRSNQSTCINQRPLVKVGDRISAGDIIADGPSTELGELALGRNALVAFMPWNGYNFEDSILISERIVRDDVFTSIHIEEFEVMARDTKLGPEEITRDIPNVGEEALRNLDEAGIVAIGAEVQPGDILVGKVTPKGESPMTPEEKLLRAIFGEKASDVRDTSLRLPPGVAGTIVDVRVFNRHGVDKDERALAIERAEIDRLGKDRDDEFAILNRNISGRLKELLVGKVAVSGPKGLSRGEITADGLSQIASGLWWQIALEDEKAMGELESLRRLFDENRKRLDRRFEDKVDKLQRGDELPPGVMKMVKVFVAVKRKLQPGDKMAGRHGNKGVISRILPIEDMPFLADGTHVDVVLNPLGVPSRMNVGQIFETHLGWACANLGKQITNLLEDWQHGGQKDALVTRLRDIYGPDEELPDTEEGLVELARNLGKGVPIATPVFDGARMDDIEGHLEMAGVNKSGQSILFDGLTGEQFKRPVTVGYIYMLKLHHLVDDKIHARSIGPYSLVTQQPLGGKAQFGGQRFGEMEVWALEAYGAAYTLQEMLTVKSDDVAGRTKVYESIVRGDDTFEAGIPESFNVLVKEMRSLGLNVELENS
- a CDS encoding WD40/YVTN/BNR-like repeat-containing protein, which produces MAIRPTRRDLVAGVTAGLAAGPALAGDGLGGIRMPASVADSELRGLSPTGGKTYWASGSRGWLIRGKGERQDPMRIIGAEDLDFRGLHAFDDHHVLAMSAGPGGASQLWRTKDGGKTWKRLAANQDPEGFWDSIAFVDQRRGFILGDPTQGRFTVLYTADGGETWARLPPEGVPPAADGEGAFAASNGCIAIGRHGQVAFCTGGAGKARVYLSLGGGGVFVALDTPILADAPSRGAFAIAFGRRGELWVCGGDYKNPRAEGVNLAWRPPGSLDFQPVAAPAGYLSGISVEGETVMATGLAGTILARDGRHFERVSSAPMNSVRLTSPKSGVLCGPMGSIGLWRA
- a CDS encoding type II toxin-antitoxin system VapC family toxin translates to MFVDASAWTAIILKEPERERLRTTLADAEVVLTSSIATWETIRAVVRETKDTVKDASIRLAALQANIGARVVEIGVVEGQLALEAHARFGKGVHPARLNMGDCFAYACAKVHGVPLLYKGEDFALTDIEAA
- a CDS encoding NAD(P)/FAD-dependent oxidoreductase, with protein sequence MSDETFDVAVIGGGPAGLMAAEAIAKAGRSVAVFEKMPTFGRKFLMAGRGGLNLTHSEDFERFVGRYGARAAALRPMLEAFAPDDLVAWAEALGQPTFVGASGRVFPKAMKASPLLRAWLARLEGLGVGLRTRAEWSGWSADGGLLINGQVVRARAVVLALGGASWARLGSDAAWVPMLEGQGCAVAPFRAANCGFDVAWSAVFRERFAGEPLKNVGLRHGERRARGDAMVAGYGLEGGAIYALASALRDAIEVDGEAVLTIDLRPDIPVETLERRLLSPRGGQSLANFLRKAVKLSPVEVNLLREAHGLDLPDAPAALAAAIKAAPITLTGVQPLDRAISAAGGARFESLDGLALKDRPDVILAGEMLDWEAPTGGYLLQACFASGVAAGKQALARL
- a CDS encoding alpha/beta fold hydrolase, which codes for MRRAAAILTAFLLALAVSTGTAPAFAEPKVPPTPRAVVADPPRDKDHPADMAAFQLDIQGAKVNAMMYLASGDQPHPTLLFLHGFPGNETNIDLLQAVRRAGWNALRINYRGSWGSQGKFSFESARADGEAAVAFLLDPANAAKYHVDPARIVVAGHSMGGFMAADAVAASTRVAGAVLIDSWNIGGRAAEIAKDRKAVVEAMRPDTAPLATTPEALVAEIERDAAKLDLEKLTARIADRPVLLIGAEFAGAPTTRKLAAAARAAGARDLTETYMATDHSFSDARIALEGEVIRWLARFEPKSAATAPFPPLKGAYDEGNVFARIIRGELPSYKVYEDADVLAFMDRAPLEPGHVLVISKTSKARNLLEMGPKDIARVMAVVQKVGQAEVDALGLEGFLVLQNNGVGQSVPHLHVHVIPRVAGKPVYLVENAPADPKDLEAMAARIRAAMKP
- a CDS encoding SRPBCC family protein yields the protein MASVHKEILIEASPEAVWDAVRDVGRIHERLCPGFVVNTEMVDDGAARLVTFGNGMVVKEVIVDSDDARRRLVWTVRSERLAHHNGVMRIEDAGQGRSRALWTADVLPHAAADAVGPMMQQGLEAMKRRLDEAG
- the rplJ gene encoding 50S ribosomal protein L10, translating into MDRAQKQESIETLKGVFADAGAVVVTHYTGLTVAEMTDLRLRLRKEGAAIKVVKNTLALKALDGKLGDKGDKLFTGPVAIAYGPDAVSAAKIAVQFAKENDKLKVVGGVLDQTNVLDENAVRALATLPSLDELRGKLIGLIQAPATKIAGVLQAPAGQLARVFNAYATKDAA